AATTAAGACAGTTGCAAGATGAAGTAAATCCTTTTATGGTTTTCATTACTTGGAGTTATCAAAAAGGAAATGATCAAAAAATGAAAGCTTATAATCAAGCTTCTTCAACATACTTAAGAATGCAAGCAATCTCAAGGATCTTCTTGGATAATTTCCAACATATTATGTGCTCTTGGGTTACTCAAGGTCCTGATGTGGGGCAGACTGCATTGTATTATGGTGCAGATGATTTTGGCTCAGTAATGTTTGAAGAGAACGTAGTTTCAGCTTCAGGTACAACTTTTCGAATGGATAATTCTTCAATGGAATATCAGATTTCTAATGCTGGATTTTTGCCATTCAGACGAAAAGGGGATTTTTCTGAATGGAATGTTCAAGAACATAATAAGTTAGTTTCTCAATCAAAAATAATTGAGTTAATTCCAAATTCTATTTAATAATTTTTAGTTGATTTATATGTTTTAAACTTTATTAAATTCTAAATTATTAAAAATTGTTTTGAAAAATATAATTTATTGAAATATAAAAATGTGTTTGTTTTGAAAGTTCAATGTTCAATTTTTTAAAGGAGTAGTATGGAACCAATATTAATCTCAATAAATGAACCTCAATTTAAAGAACCAATAATTGGGAAAAATAGAGAAGATCTTATCGAGGTTACTAAAAATCTAGGACAACCAAGCTTTAGATCAAATCAGTTGTATGAATGGATTTATTCTAAGAGAACTCAACAATTTGATTTAATGACAAATCTTGGTGTTAAATTTATTCAAGAACTTCAAGAAAAATATAGTTTACAATCATTAAAGCTTATTGATTCAATAGGTGACAAAAATGATACTGTCAAATTTTTATTTAGAACTTTTGATAATCTGAATATTGAAGCGGTATTAATACCAAGTGAATCAAGAAATGATCAGAATGAACCTAGAAGAAAAACAATTTGCATTTCAACTCAAGTTGGTTGTCCTTTAGACTGTAAATTTTGTGCAACTGCTTCAATGAAAATGAAAAGGAATTTATTGTGCAATGAAATAATTGAACAAATATTTATTGTTGAAAAGTTTATAGATGAAAAAATTACTAATATTGTTTATATGGGAATGGGAGAACCTATGTTAAATTATAATGAAGTATTTAAATCTATTTCAATAATTACAGATCCTAAAAATAAAATGTGTTCACCTAAAAGAATTACAGTTTCTACTTCGGGTCTTGTAGATGGAATTATTAAAATGGCTGATGAAAACCAAAAAGTAAAACTTGCATTATCTTTACATGCATTAACTGATGGTTTAAGAAGTAAATTAATGCCAATAAATTTGAAATATAATTTAAAATCTGTGATGAATGCATTAGAATATTACTATCAAAAAACTCGAGAAACTGTAACTTTTGAATATATCTTATTTGAAGGATTAAATGATACTCAGCAAGATGTTAAAAGGCTTACAAGACTTTCAAAAAGATTTCCAACTAAAGTAAACGTTATACCTTTTCATCCTATAGAATTTATCAATCCAGTTGGATTCTCAAGTGAATTAAAACCAACTTCTGTTGTAAAATTTAACGAATTTATTTCGGATTTGAAATATAATGGAGTTCAAGTAATGGTTAGGTCTTCTTCCGGAAAAGATATTAACGCTGCTTGCGGACAATTAGCAATAACTCACGATAAAATTTTATTGAGTGAAAAATAAATTAGAAATTTTTTATGGAACAATTACTATTTTTTTCCAGCCAGAATTTTTTAATTCTAAATTATCAGTACCATAATTAACCACTCTATACAGATATATTCCAGATTTCACAATTTCACCACTCAAATTTTTACCATCCCATTTAAACCCACCGTTACCTTCTGCTTCTTTCAAACTGTTTATCAATTCACCTGAATTACTATAAATTTCAATTACTGAGTTATTTGTAAGATTTCCGAATGTACAAAACTGATTTTTTGTTATTGAGAGTGGTTGAGGAAAAAC
Above is a window of Chlorobiota bacterium DNA encoding:
- the rlmN gene encoding 23S rRNA (adenine(2503)-C(2))-methyltransferase RlmN; translated protein: MEPILISINEPQFKEPIIGKNREDLIEVTKNLGQPSFRSNQLYEWIYSKRTQQFDLMTNLGVKFIQELQEKYSLQSLKLIDSIGDKNDTVKFLFRTFDNLNIEAVLIPSESRNDQNEPRRKTICISTQVGCPLDCKFCATASMKMKRNLLCNEIIEQIFIVEKFIDEKITNIVYMGMGEPMLNYNEVFKSISIITDPKNKMCSPKRITVSTSGLVDGIIKMADENQKVKLALSLHALTDGLRSKLMPINLKYNLKSVMNALEYYYQKTRETVTFEYILFEGLNDTQQDVKRLTRLSKRFPTKVNVIPFHPIEFINPVGFSSELKPTSVVKFNEFISDLKYNGVQVMVRSSSGKDINAACGQLAITHDKILLSEK